AATCTGCAGGCGACCCTCATGGTTTAACTTAGTGACACATTCTGTCATTTCCTGTTTCTTGACCTGGGCCGAAATGGAAATTGAACCACTTTTGCCTGAACTGCTTTATTCTGGCTGGGCACAGTTGATCAGGAAATAcatcttgttttattcatttatgcagTTTATTAGGAAATACATTGAGAATGAgtgaattttcattataaaagctcTGAACATTAATATGACcttggtttctttcttcccttttttttaaatattgggaaGACAAACCATTTGGAGAAGAAAGTTTCTGTACCAACAGTTAAAACTTCATTcaacttccttttgttttcttttttttaaaattttatttatttatgatagtcacagagagagagagagagagagagagagagagagagagaggcagagacacaggcagagggagaagcaggctccatgcaccgggagcccgatgtgggactcgatcccgggtctccaggattgcgccctgggccaaaggcaggtgctaaaccgctgcaccacccagggatcccttccttttgttttctttctttcttttttttttttttttttgcaacccaCTCAGAAATACCTGCCATGTTATGCTGGTCCATGAGTTCTTCTGACGCCAAGTGAATTTTGCCTTACCAATATATTGCTACCAAAATGATAATTATCATACAAAAGAGATATTGAGACTGTAAGGACAGTGTTGATAACTGCAATTACTGTGCCCTTACTGGATCCCATACATTCCTTGAAGTGAACTgtaattattttcccatttgcTCTTCACAAAAGCCCTGGAAGGAAGGTGTTTTCATTCCTACTTCctaaatgaaaaaacagaaacatgagTAATTTGCCCACATTCACGCAAGTAGTCAGTGACCAcgtcaggattcaaatccagatctgTCTCAGAGTCTGTGGTCTTCACCTTTTCACATCATCACCTCACCTTGAATTGAAAGTCAAGCTTAGAAAACTCTTGGCAAAGAGGTGGGTGagatttgggtttttaaaaaattccagaatGTTCTGACCTCCTGTTGGTATTTCCTGAGCGGTAAagcttggaacttttttttttttttttaaagattttatttatttattcatgagagatacagagagaggcagagacaaaggcagagggagaagcaggctccttgcagggagcccaatgcaggactcgatcccagaaccccaggatcacaccctgagccaaaggcagatgctcaaccactgagccactgaggtgccccaagCTTGGACCTTTTATCTCAGTTGTGTGTCCTTGAAAGATAGCTCACTTTGGGGTAGCAGAAGCTGCATTCCCATGACTAGGCCTCACCTAGTGAGGACTCCCAAGCTCCCAAGGTGTAGCCCATACTGGGGGCTCCTGCAAGGCATGGGGGAGCCACTCAGGCATAATGCTGACTCAGTCCTGCATTCCCGATCTCTTATAGGGGAGACTGAGGATTAGACCCATGGTGCACAGGCTCCATGGTTTCAGGCAGATCCTCAAACATCACACTTACAAACCACAATAGAATCAGTGACCTTTAGTAAAGTTTTGGTGAAGACTCTTTGAACCCATGACAACTGACACCATGTTGTCATTTTCTTCTTGCAGGACATCGAGGCCTATGTGACCATCCTCTAAAATCTTTAAGCTCGAGAATCACCGAGCGGAAGCTGCAGGGCACGTGGCTGCCTGCTGGCCGAGGGAATCTGGAGAAACCCCTCCTGGGGCCACGTGGCTCTGTTGTGCCTGTGTTCAGCCCCCAGAATGGCCTGCACTCGGTCCATGTTGAGAGTAGCACGCTGAAGCCCAGGGTGGTGACCGTGGTGAAGCTGGGTGGGCACCCGCTCCGGAAGATCACCCTGCTCCTCAACAGACGGTCCGTGCAGAACTTTGAGCAGCTCTTGGCGGACATCTCCGAATCCTTGGGCTTTCCCAGATGGAAGAACGATCGCGTGAGAAAACTCTTTAACCTCAAGGGCAGGGAGATCAGGAGTGTCTCTGACTTCTTCAGGGAAGGGGATGCCTTCATAGCCATGGGCAAAGAACCGCTGACCCTGAAGAACATTCAGGTAGCTATAGAAGAACTGTACCCCAGCAAAGCCCGGGCCCTGACACTGACCCAGCACAGCCGCGCCCCTTCCCCAAGGCTGAGAAGCAGGCTTTATAGCAAGGCTCTGAGAGGGGGTCACCCCTGCGGGGAGACCGAGGCTGCCAAGAGTTGCGGTGAGGCTGCCCGGTCCAAGGCTGCCATGGGACATCAGGGAAAGGCCCCGGTGGAGCCAGCTCTGGAGGACAGGGCGAGGCCCCAGaagaagtggggtgggggcaagTGGGAGTCTGAGCTGGGTGGCAGGCCGCCCAGGGAAGCCACCCTGGAGAGACCTGCCAGTGGAGAGAAACACCTGGGCGTGGAGATTGAAAGGACGTCGGGCGAAATCATCCGATGTGAGAAGtgcaagagagaaagggagcttCAGCAGGGCCCGCAGAGGGAGCGGCTGTCCCTGGGGACCAGCGAGCTGGACCTGGGGAGGTGCCACAGGTACGacgcagcagcggcagcagccgcccccgcccccgccggcgaGAAGCTGGGGAGGACCCGGAGCTGCAGGCGGTCCCCCGAGGCCAACCCTGCCGCCGGGGAGGGGGCGTGGCAGGGCGAGGagggccccaggagcagccccaGGAACCGCACTGAGGAGCTGCGGAGGCCCGCGAGAAACCCGGaccaggaggagcaggaggagcaggaggagcaggaggagcaggaggagcaggaggagcaggacaGAGACCCCCGGGGTCAGGAGGGTCGCGTTCCCGCGGCGGCCCCGGCCAAGAGGGAGCAGGGGGAAGCCCAGCCGCTCCGGGAGGAGGGGCTGCGAGGCGCCGGGAGGGAGGCCCCGAGCTCCTGCCGGAGCCGGCGGGGGGCGtggcggccccgggagcagccccGCGGGGGCGAGCAGGGCGGGCGGGACGCGGAGCCGGGGCCTCGCGGCGCTCGGAGGCGGCGGCCCGCGGGCCTGGTGGCGGCAGACGTGCACCGGCACTACGAGGCGGGCCGCGTGCTGGGCGACGGCAACTTCGCGGTGGTCAAGGAGTGCCGGCACCGCAGGACGCGGCAGGCCTACGCCATGAAGATCATCGACAAGGCCAGGCTCCGGGGCAAGGAGGACATGGTGCACAGCGAGATCCTGATCGCCCAGAGCCTGTCCCACCCCAACATCGTCCAGCTGCACGAGGTGTACGAGACCGAGGGCGAGGTCTACCTGATCATGGAGTACGTGCAGGGCGGGGACCTCTTCGACG
The Canis aureus isolate CA01 chromosome 22, VMU_Caureus_v.1.0, whole genome shotgun sequence genome window above contains:
- the DCLK3 gene encoding serine/threonine-protein kinase DCLK3, with the translated sequence MGKEPLTLKNIQVAIEELYPSKARALTLTQHSRAPSPRLRSRLYSKALRGGHPCGETEAAKSCGEAARSKAAMGHQGKAPVEPALEDRARPQKKWGGGKWESELGGRPPREATLERPASGEKHLGVEIERTSGEIIRCEKCKRERELQQGPQRERLSLGTSELDLGRCHRYDAAAAAAAPAPAGEKLGRTRSCRRSPEANPAAGEGAWQGEEGPRSSPRNRTEELRRPARNPDQEEQEEQEEQEEQEEQEEQDRDPRGQEGRVPAAAPAKREQGEAQPLREEGLRGAGREAPSSCRSRRGAWRPREQPRGGEQGGRDAEPGPRGARRRRPAGLVAADVHRHYEAGRVLGDGNFAVVKECRHRRTRQAYAMKIIDKARLRGKEDMVHSEILIAQSLSHPNIVQLHEVYETEGEVYLIMEYVQGGDLFDAITESVRFAERDAALLLLDLCRALVHLHDKSIVHRDLKPENLLVQRNEDKSTTLKLADFGLAKHVVRPIFTVCGTPTYVAPEILSEKGYGLEVDMWAAGVILYILLCGFPPFRSPERDQDELFNIIQLGHFEFLAPYWDNISDAAKDLVSRLLVVDPKKRYTAHQVLQHPWIETAGKTSMVNLQKEVPSSNEGHVRSQHKRPAEQAL